The genomic DNA TTTCTGCAAGGCTTCTTCTGCCTTGGGTTCCTGAGCGACAACGCGGCCTTTTCCTGTATATTCAACATTCATGCGGATGTTCCCCATCACTTCGAGAGCATCCTTCAACGATAAACCCTTCAAATCCGGCATTTTCTTTGCCACGGCATCGCCGAGCAAAAGCGTCTTGCCATTGACAAGTCCTCCGTCCATGCGTTCCGAAATCACACGGAGTCCCTTGCCTTCAAAGCGAACCGGGCACTTATTCCTCTTTGCGAAATCCTTAGCCGCAGACACCATCATCCCGGAAAAGTCCTTATCGCACGGAGAACCAAGCTTGACCTGTTTCAAATTATGAGCGAGCGGCGAAATTGCCGGGTGGTAGTAAATCCCTTCCATGATGCGGCGGAAAATCGGACCTGCAGTAAGACCACCCACAGTCTTTCCATGCGGTTCATCCACAAGCACAAGGCATACATAACGCGTATCTTCGAACGGAGCAAGCCCGATAAACGAAGCCACCTGCAAATTGCGATCGTAAGAGCGAGTTTCCTTATTGTACTTTTCAGCCGTACCCGTCTTGCCGCCAAACAACACGTCGGTAAGTTTCTGCGAAGCCACCTTCTTTGCCGTACCGCTATTCACCACACGATAGAGCATTTTACGGATGGTTGCAGCCGTCTTTTCAGAAATCACACGGCGAAGTTCCATCGGTTCAATCTTTTTCACGACTTCACCCTTGGAGTTACGCCATTCCTTCACAATTTGCGGGCGCATGAGCTTGCCGCCGTTTGCAATAGCCGAATAAGCCATCACCATCTGGATCGGCGTCACAGAAACAGCATGACCAAAGCCCATCGTCTTGAGCGTTCTATCGTCGCGAGTAAGTTCAGCCGGCTTCAAAAGTCTTCCACTTTCTTCGCCAATGTAGTTGTCAAAAGCCCTTTCGCCAATGCCAAAAGCACGAGCCATTCTGTACATACGCATAGCCCCCACTTCAGAGGCAATCTTTGCAAACACAATATTCGAGGACTGCACCATCGCTTCGCTCATGTCCATATCGCCATAGATATGGGTATCGCAAATTCTTTCGGACTTCGGGTTCCATTTCCAGCATTTGCCTTCGTTGGCATAAACCTTCTGCGGACTGACAACATGGTTTTCAAGAGCGGCCGCAGCCGTAATCACCTTGAACGTTGAACCCGGTTCATACGACAACGAAACAATTTCATTCTTTGCAGCGCGATCGACACCCTGATTCTTGGAATTCGGGTCAAATGTCGGGTAGCTCGCCATCGCAAGGATTTCGCCCGTATACGGATCCACGACAACAGCACTTGCGTTTTTCGCCGAGAATTCAGCGACACCGTCCTTCAAAGCCTTCTCTACAATTTCCTGCATGTTGCGGTCAATCGTCAGCACGAGATCCAATCCTGTCCTGGCTTCAATCACATTCTTAGAACGGTTGTAGACCTCTTTCTGGTGCGCATCCTGGACACTTACGCGAATGCCTTCGTCACCACGGAGACTATCGTTGTAAATCTGTTCCATGCCCATGCTACCCGAGCCATTATAGCCCACCTTGCCCACAATCTGCGATGCAAGGGTCCCCTGCAAGAACAAACGGCTATAGCCCAGATTATCACTCGTATCGCGCATGCTTTCGGCAAACACGACTCCGTTTCTATCCATAATAGAGCCACGTTCCGCATACAAGTTCTTTGTACGCGTCACAATCGACCTCGTAGTCGCCTGGTAAACACCACGGTTCATCACCTGGATGTCAAACGTCTGCAAAATCAGCCCGCCCACAACGCAAAGCACAAAAACCTTCAAGAGAAGCAGAGGATCCCAATTTCGCTTATTCATGCGAACCCTCCGTTATCATGATTTTTACCGGAACTTCATTCAATCCAAGTCCCGTCTTTTCTGCAAACTTTGCAAGATGGTTAATCGAAGTGAGCTTGTTGATTTCGAAATCCTTCAAAAGGATTTCACGCTTGAGCAAGCTAGACTTCTCCCTCAAGCCGTAATAATTACCATAAAGGCGGTTGATACTATTCTGCATGTACACCGGGCACATGCAAGCCACAGTCACCATGAAAACCAACAGAAGCACAAGCCCCATAATAACGTTCTTCCCGGACTTTACGGGTTCATTCTGCACATTATCGATCATACTCTTTCATAGATCCTTAACTTCGCAGAACGAGCCCGGCTGTTCCTGTTGATTTCTTCGGCCGAGGGCAAAATCGGCTTACGGTTCACTTTCTTCAAACGCTGGTGGTTGCCACCGCACATGCAAACCGGCAAGTTTTCCGGGCAAATGCATGCTTTTTCAAATTCAGCCGCCGTTTCCTTGACACAGCGGTCTTCGACAGAGTGGTAGCTCATCACGACCAAGCGACCGCCCACCTTGAGACAATTGACTGCGGCACGGAGGCTATCTTCAATCTGCTTGAGTTCGCCGTTCACTTCCATGCGGACAGCCTGGAATATGCGGGCAAGCAAACTATTGGCATCACGGCGCTTATCCGGGAATACGGCTTCGACAACAGCCTTGATATCGCTCGGGAGCACTTCGCGACCTTCGGTGGTAATTTCTCCCACTTTTTCCTTGATGCGAGTGGCAAGCTTGAACGCACGATCCATATCGGCATTTTTGCGGAGAGCGGCTGCAAAATCATCTTCGCTCACAGAGCGGAGCCATTCCTGCGCAGAGACGCTTTCACGACGGTCCATGCGGAGATCGAGCGGATTATCGCCTACAAACGTAAAACCACGGCTAGAGTCATCTACCTGATGGCTGCTGATGCCGAGATCGTAAAGGACACCGTCGAGTGTATTCGGTTCAATTTCGTTTCCGAGTTCGCTAAACGGAACCGGATGGACAATAAACTTGGGGAGAACGCCTGCAAGGCGCTTCGTTGCAAACTGGACCGCTTCATCGTCGCGGTCAAACGCGTGGAGCGTACCATCAGAATCCAGCTTTTGGGCAATAGCGTAAGAATGGCCGCCACCGCCAAGTGTGCAGTCCGAATAGGTGCCGTTCGGCTTGATATTCAAGCCTTCAAGGCATTCCTTGAGCATCACCGGATCGTGATAGAATTCTCTCCCTTGAACTCCAGCGACCGCAGCTTCCGAAATTTCATTTACATGTACTGACTTGCGGAGATTGTTATCTGCCATTATCCCCCTCCGTCAAGCCACCACCATAGAACGCGGCAGAGAAAGCATCGATTGCTTCATTTGTCTGCAAACCATACTTTTCGTTATAGCGTTCAGGATTCCATAATTCGAGAGCTTTACCGCGAGCCGTAACATAAAGAACTTCGTCTTTAAGGCCGGCATACTCCAGTAAAATTTTGGGGAGTAAAATGCGATTCTGGCCATCCATCTCCACAACTGTGGGGCAGAGGCCTCTCCGAACTAAGTCGGCTTGACGGCGGTCGGACCAGCTGTCCAAGTCCGCCATAAATTTCTCAAACTCAGGAAGAACAAACAACCGGAGGGTGCGGTCCGGGCCACGGGTGACCACGAACTCATTCCCTTCGGACGCCGAAAGCTGACGACGGAATTCCCTAGGGAAGGAGGTCCTTCCCTTTCCATCGATAGCCGTTTGGGCTTGTCCTATGAAAGAAGTGAAATTCATATTATTTGACACATTTTACCACAACACATATCACACGTGGAAAATATACCCACTTTCAACCACACTGGCAATACAAAACCGAAACCGAGATTAAAAAAAACATACTTTTTGGCTTTGTTAAGAAAATTTTTACATAAATTTTCATTCCTCCCAGCAATTTTCAGCCGACGCAAGGTAATATTTGCGTAAGATTTTTGTTACAAGCGGTAAGGGTAAGTGATTAGTGGTTAGTAGACAGTAGGAAGCAAACAGAGGATGACAAGGCGCTATTTTCTAAATTTTCTAGTAACTACTAACTACTAACTATTAACTAGTAACTAAGTTTCCATGCTTCTCCGTGTTCCAGAATTCTACGATTCGTTCCATTGCATTGCCGGCAAATGCACCGACACCTGTTGCATCGGTTGGGAAATCGACATCGATGACGAGAGCGCCAAGCGCTACGCCAAAGTTCAAGGCGAATTCGGCAAAAGGCTCCAGCAGAACATCGAAGACGGACATTTCAAACTGATCCCCGGCGACCGTTGCCCATTTTTAAGAGAAGACGGACTCTGCGACATGATTTGCCACCTCGGTGAATCTAGTTTGTGCGACATCTGCCGTGAGCACCCTCGATTTGTGGAAGTCTACGGAGACATCATGGAAAAGGGCGTTGGACTCTGCTGCGAAGAAGCCGTACGCTTACTGCTAGAGAGCAAAGGTTCCGCCACCTCGCCCATTGCGTTTGTCGAACGCGAAATCGACGAAATTCCAGACGAGATCCCCGATGACGCCATCGAAGCTCGCGACGCTATTTTCGAAGAACGAGAACATTTATTCAAAATACTTGCCGACCACAGCAAGCCACTGAACAAACGACTCGTCAAACTGCTCGACTACGCCATCGAAACAAGCGGTTTCGAATTTCCAGAAACACGCCCATCCGAAATCAATGCCACCGATAAAATTTCGGACAACGCCCACCAGACGTGGATCGAGATCCTCGGCAAAGGCGAAAGTTACGGCCCCGCATGGGACACCGCATACAAGCAGCTAAAAGAAAACGGTTGGGCAAAAATCGCCCGCCAAGATTCGCCTCATCCACTTTTCACAGACAGCGATGGCGAAAAAATCATCGCCTACTTGCTATTCCGCTACTATGAAAAAAGCCTGTTCGACGGCAACAGCCTCACCAAAGTCGAGTTCGCCATTTACTTCTGGGTGATGGTGCAAAAGTTCCAAGCCACCAAAATCGACGCCATCAAATTGCTCAGCAAGCAAACCGAATATTCCGAAGAAATCATGGAACTTTTCGAGCAGGAATTCATGGAAAATCCAGCATTTTTCCCCGACAGCATCAAGAAGATATTAATGGAATAGACGAGGGGCGGCAAAACCTTTCAAAAAACGCAATTTTTACATTATTTTTCCCGTTTTTTGACAGAAATCACAATCCATCCCTTTATTTTTTGGTATTTTACAACTGTTTAAAAGGGATCCCCTTCAGGATCAACGAAAAACGTTTTTAGGAGTATGTGTATGCTTAGTCGCATTTTCAGTTTGGTAGCTTTTGTAGCCGTCATGGGTTTTGCGCAGTTCGCACCGGAGCCGCAGGTTGCCGATATCAAATTGATGATGGATTCCACAACGAATCAGCCCATGAAGATGGACTTTTCCAAGCATCTTTCGGGCATCAGTGATCCGGGCATTATTTTCGCCCACTTCAGCAACCGCCCGCTGCTCATCTATTACTTCAGCCCGAAGTGCCCGCACTGCCAAAAGCACTTCCCCGAGATCCAAAATCTCATCAAGGAATATGAATCCAAGGGACTCACCGGCATTGCTATTGGTTTAAACGGCGGCATCAAGAAGAACGACATCCGTTTGTTCATCGACCAGTACCACGCGGTCATTCCGGTATTCCAGGACACCGACAGCAAGTTCGGACCGGCTTACGGCACGGGCTACATCCCGGTGGTCTACCTCGTGCAGAAGGACGGCACGTTCTACCGCTACGAAACACTCAACGAAGCGAACATGAACCATTTGCGCGCTACGCTGAACAAGATTTTGAAGAAGTAATTGCCATTCCCGCCTTTGAGCGGGAATCTCCATTTTTAGGCAGCCCCGGCCTCTGTGCCGGGGTCTGTTGTTTTATAGACCGTCGGCGGGAGGCACAAAGCACTCCGTGCTTTGTAGCCTCTGCTACGGCTCGGCAAAGCCCGAGCGAGCTCGGGCGCTGCGCTCGCCTTGCGCAGAGGTCGAACTTGTGTTTTCCTCAACACCAAAAATATAAAAGGTTCGCACGCCTACGGCGCACGAACCTTTTATACCGTCGGCGGGAGTCGAACCCACGACCCGTTGCTTAGAAGGCAACTGCTCTATCCAACTGAGCTACGACGGCGTTTGTGAGCACACAATATAGTAAATAATTTGATTTTTCGTCAATTTTCGCACGAATCAAAACCTATCTCTCCAAAAAATTACGCATTCCCCGTTGCCATTGTAGGAAATTTTATCTACATTTATGCATGAATTCAAATATTTGCATAAAACAAAAGCGTAACATTCGACATTGCACTGCGGATCCAAAGCTCAATGCCGACCGTTGCACGGAGATACAATGAAGATTATCGACATCCTGAAGCAAGACAAGATGAGCCTCTCCTTCGAGGTGTTCCCGCCGAAGAAAGAAACGAGTTTTGAAAACGTTAAAGCAGCTACCGAAGCAATTGCAAAGCTTAACCCCGCATTCATGAGCGTCACATACGGCGCAGGCGGTGGCGTGAGCCAGTACACGCTCGAAATTGCGAAGAATCTCAAGTACAATTTCAACATTCCGATGCTCGCCCACCTCACCTGCATTTCGAGCACCAAGGAAACCATCCACCAGCGCATCGAAGACATGAAGGCCGCCGGCATCAAGAACGTGATGGCACTCCGTGGCGACCTCACGCCGGAACTCATTGCAAATGGCCGTGGCGACTGCGACTACCACCACGCTGTGGAACTCATCCGCGAACTCAAGGCCGCTGATGCAGACTTTTGCATTGGCGCTGCCTGCTACCCCGAAAAGCACCCGGAAAGTCCAAACCAAGCCGAAGATATCAAGCACCTCAAGGAAAAGGTCGATGCAGGCGCCGACTTCCTCACGACGCAGATGGTCTTCGACAACAACCTTTTCTTCAGCTTCCTTTACAAGCTCCGCGATGCAGGCGTGAACTGCCCGGTGCTCCCCGGCATCATGCCCATCACGAACGCAAACCAGGTCGATCGCGCCATTAAGCTTTCGGGTTCATTCATGCCGCAACGTTTCAAGTCGCTTGTGGACAAGTTCGGTAGCGATCCGGACGCCATGAAGCAGGCTGGCATCATCTACGCCACCGACCAGATCATCGACCTCTACGCGAACGGCATCACGAACGTCCACGTTTATTCCATGAACAAGCCGGACGTCGCCGAAGGCATCCTCAAGAACGTCTCTGCCATCCTCGGCAAGAACTTCGCAGGGTAAAAACGAGAGAAGCCCGCTTCCGCGAGCCCATTAAATTCAACGAAAAAGACCTGGCTCTCAGCCAGGTCTTTTTGCAATTCTATTTTTTTAACTCTTCGACAGCCTTTTCAGCTTTTTCGCGGAGAGCTCGTATTTTCTTAGCACCCGCCTTCGAAGCGGACCTCACCTTCTTTTCGGCATTGGCCTTGAGCTTCACCTTCACTTCGGGCTTGGATTCCGGCTTCACCTCGGACTTTGTCGGAGGCGGCACAGCCGTGCTGTCGTTCAGCAGAGAGTCAGACGGAGCAGCCACAGTGCCATCGCCTTCGGTGTAATAGCCGAACGGGATGAGTTCCACGCGGCGGTTCTTAGCACGGCCTTCGTCAGAGACGTTATCGGCAACCGGTACGCGAGTGCCAAAGCCAATAGCGCGTAAGCGGTCGGCGGCGATTCCCTTCGATTCCATATAATCCGTCACGGAGTGGGCACGGTCTTCAGAAAGCTTCTGGTTGTAGTCTTCGGTACCCACGATGTCCGTATGACCCTGGACTTCAAGCTTCACTTCCGGAATCTTTTCCAAAAGCGCGATGATGTCGTCCAAGGTCGGGTAACTGGACGTCAAAAGCTTTGCCGAGTCGAATTCAAACTGGATGCCTTTCTTGAGGTAATCCAAGTCTTCCTTGCGGCGCAGCGGGCAGCCACGCTTGTTCACCTGAATTCCCGGGAGCGTATTCGGGCACTTGTCCTTGTAATCGGGCACGCCGTCCTTATCGGTATCGAGCGGGCAGCCATCAGCATCCACGGCAACACCTTGCGGCGTATCCGGGCACTTGTCCGGCCCATCAAAGACTCCGTCCTTGTCGCTGTCGAGCGGGCAACCAACAGAATCCACAGGCAAGCCCTTCGGCGTTTCAGGGCACTGGTCCTTGTAATCTGGGACCGTGTCTTCGTCCGTATCCAGCGGGCAGCCGACAGAATCTACCTTGACGCCCTTCGGCGTATCCGGGCACATATCCTTGTAGTCATAGACGCCATCTTCGTCCGTATCGAACGGGCAACCGACGCTATCCACAGGCACACCCTTCGGCGTATCTGGGCACTTATCGATGCCGTCAAAGACCTTATCTTCGTCCGTATCGATGCCGCAGCCGTCTTCGTCCACGACTATCGGCGGGAACGTTTCCGGACACTTGTCCTTGCGGTTCTTTACGCCATCGTTATCGTCGTCCGTGTCAAAGCCAAACGTCCATGTGAGCTTTGCGATACCGGCAATAAGCGGCTGAGCCACATAGCAGTAGCTTGCGCGGTAGCCATTTTCGCCCTTGTACTTGATCTGGAAATCCTTGCAGTTGTCCATGGCGTCTTTGCGATCATAGCCATCCACAAGGTTACCAATACCAATATCAATACCCGCGGCAAAGTCAATGTTGAAGAACGGAATCTTCACATTGATACCCGGCGTGAGCACCATCGGGTCGGTAATCGGGCTGAACGGATACGCATCATTGCCAAAGCGCATTTCGCCACTGAATTCGAGGAACGGCTGGAAATAATCGTTCACGAGCCAGTTCACGCCAGTGCTATACACGAGTGTATTCGAAGCATCGCCAAAACCGAGCATC from Fibrobacter sp. UWB13 includes the following:
- a CDS encoding penicillin-binding protein, whose translation is MNKRNWDPLLLLKVFVLCVVGGLILQTFDIQVMNRGVYQATTRSIVTRTKNLYAERGSIMDRNGVVFAESMRDTSDNLGYSRLFLQGTLASQIVGKVGYNGSGSMGMEQIYNDSLRGDEGIRVSVQDAHQKEVYNRSKNVIEARTGLDLVLTIDRNMQEIVEKALKDGVAEFSAKNASAVVVDPYTGEILAMASYPTFDPNSKNQGVDRAAKNEIVSLSYEPGSTFKVITAAAALENHVVSPQKVYANEGKCWKWNPKSERICDTHIYGDMDMSEAMVQSSNIVFAKIASEVGAMRMYRMARAFGIGERAFDNYIGEESGRLLKPAELTRDDRTLKTMGFGHAVSVTPIQMVMAYSAIANGGKLMRPQIVKEWRNSKGEVVKKIEPMELRRVISEKTAATIRKMLYRVVNSGTAKKVASQKLTDVLFGGKTGTAEKYNKETRSYDRNLQVASFIGLAPFEDTRYVCLVLVDEPHGKTVGGLTAGPIFRRIMEGIYYHPAISPLAHNLKQVKLGSPCDKDFSGMMVSAAKDFAKRNKCPVRFEGKGLRVISERMDGGLVNGKTLLLGDAVAKKMPDLKGLSLKDALEVMGNIRMNVEYTGKGRVVAQEPKAEEALQKGAICKLTLKEKS
- the rsmH gene encoding 16S rRNA (cytosine(1402)-N(4))-methyltransferase RsmH, producing MADNNLRKSVHVNEISEAAVAGVQGREFYHDPVMLKECLEGLNIKPNGTYSDCTLGGGGHSYAIAQKLDSDGTLHAFDRDDEAVQFATKRLAGVLPKFIVHPVPFSELGNEIEPNTLDGVLYDLGISSHQVDDSSRGFTFVGDNPLDLRMDRRESVSAQEWLRSVSEDDFAAALRKNADMDRAFKLATRIKEKVGEITTEGREVLPSDIKAVVEAVFPDKRRDANSLLARIFQAVRMEVNGELKQIEDSLRAAVNCLKVGGRLVVMSYHSVEDRCVKETAAEFEKACICPENLPVCMCGGNHQRLKKVNRKPILPSAEEINRNSRARSAKLRIYERV
- a CDS encoding division/cell wall cluster transcriptional repressor MraZ; the encoded protein is MNFTSFIGQAQTAIDGKGRTSFPREFRRQLSASEGNEFVVTRGPDRTLRLFVLPEFEKFMADLDSWSDRRQADLVRRGLCPTVVEMDGQNRILLPKILLEYAGLKDEVLYVTARGKALELWNPERYNEKYGLQTNEAIDAFSAAFYGGGLTEGDNGR
- the fliB gene encoding flagellin lysine-N-methylase, producing MLLRVPEFYDSFHCIAGKCTDTCCIGWEIDIDDESAKRYAKVQGEFGKRLQQNIEDGHFKLIPGDRCPFLREDGLCDMICHLGESSLCDICREHPRFVEVYGDIMEKGVGLCCEEAVRLLLESKGSATSPIAFVEREIDEIPDEIPDDAIEARDAIFEEREHLFKILADHSKPLNKRLVKLLDYAIETSGFEFPETRPSEINATDKISDNAHQTWIEILGKGESYGPAWDTAYKQLKENGWAKIARQDSPHPLFTDSDGEKIIAYLLFRYYEKSLFDGNSLTKVEFAIYFWVMVQKFQATKIDAIKLLSKQTEYSEEIMELFEQEFMENPAFFPDSIKKILME
- a CDS encoding TlpA disulfide reductase family protein, which codes for MLSRIFSLVAFVAVMGFAQFAPEPQVADIKLMMDSTTNQPMKMDFSKHLSGISDPGIIFAHFSNRPLLIYYFSPKCPHCQKHFPEIQNLIKEYESKGLTGIAIGLNGGIKKNDIRLFIDQYHAVIPVFQDTDSKFGPAYGTGYIPVVYLVQKDGTFYRYETLNEANMNHLRATLNKILKK
- the metF gene encoding methylenetetrahydrofolate reductase [NAD(P)H] yields the protein MKIIDILKQDKMSLSFEVFPPKKETSFENVKAATEAIAKLNPAFMSVTYGAGGGVSQYTLEIAKNLKYNFNIPMLAHLTCISSTKETIHQRIEDMKAAGIKNVMALRGDLTPELIANGRGDCDYHHAVELIRELKAADADFCIGAACYPEKHPESPNQAEDIKHLKEKVDAGADFLTTQMVFDNNLFFSFLYKLRDAGVNCPVLPGIMPITNANQVDRAIKLSGSFMPQRFKSLVDKFGSDPDAMKQAGIIYATDQIIDLYANGITNVHVYSMNKPDVAEGILKNVSAILGKNFAG
- a CDS encoding OmpA family protein — encoded protein: MKKLTLILALAQAAVFAQTGLLGGKTGLHQQDANTLGFFHFRVGTGGTIATDNWGYTRGALFTDQYGRTQELDVWDARMEKGRIDGALAGNFNFAFGLRDDLDIGVSLPIYYDHAKDYSGEAIRAHMGEGGLGDLQFYAKYRTPHLFGPDYMTTAAVVDLTVPTGWRGMGIRPRHAWFLDNEGGPTYAYTANSVMLGLTGIVSVDYSKKGVPLTWNSSLGLMLGFGDASNTLVYSTGVNWLVNDYFQPFLEFSGEMRFGNDAYPFSPITDPMVLTPGINVKIPFFNIDFAAGIDIGIGNLVDGYDRKDAMDNCKDFQIKYKGENGYRASYCYVAQPLIAGIAKLTWTFGFDTDDDNDGVKNRKDKCPETFPPIVVDEDGCGIDTDEDKVFDGIDKCPDTPKGVPVDSVGCPFDTDEDGVYDYKDMCPDTPKGVKVDSVGCPLDTDEDTVPDYKDQCPETPKGLPVDSVGCPLDSDKDGVFDGPDKCPDTPQGVAVDADGCPLDTDKDGVPDYKDKCPNTLPGIQVNKRGCPLRRKEDLDYLKKGIQFEFDSAKLLTSSYPTLDDIIALLEKIPEVKLEVQGHTDIVGTEDYNQKLSEDRAHSVTDYMESKGIAADRLRAIGFGTRVPVADNVSDEGRAKNRRVELIPFGYYTEGDGTVAAPSDSLLNDSTAVPPPTKSEVKPESKPEVKVKLKANAEKKVRSASKAGAKKIRALREKAEKAVEELKK